Proteins co-encoded in one Haloarcula pelagica genomic window:
- a CDS encoding DUF7282 domain-containing protein: MRSPRTVTATVAAAVLVATALLSGTGAAVAVTGSDAAASPQSHAVPGPPDEFRACTNGSSDSVLACGYTPGPTNVEFRSQTTDGESVTVRAVSLADGGFVAIHRYAFVNGQFRESLVGASDELDAGLHQNVTVELDRPVAESTVLYAVAYEDEDGNGQLDFASPTGVDRPYTNSYHPRTGHIPDESGDVIGEGAEITVAR, encoded by the coding sequence ATGCGCTCCCCACGCACTGTCACGGCGACGGTCGCGGCGGCCGTCCTCGTGGCGACGGCGCTGCTGTCCGGGACCGGCGCGGCGGTCGCGGTCACCGGATCGGACGCGGCTGCCAGCCCGCAGTCCCACGCGGTCCCGGGGCCGCCCGACGAGTTCCGGGCCTGTACCAACGGCTCCTCGGACTCGGTGCTGGCCTGTGGGTACACGCCCGGCCCGACGAACGTCGAGTTCCGGTCACAGACGACCGACGGCGAGTCGGTGACGGTCCGGGCCGTCTCGCTCGCCGACGGCGGGTTCGTGGCGATCCACCGCTACGCGTTCGTCAACGGGCAGTTCCGCGAGAGCCTCGTCGGCGCCTCGGACGAACTCGACGCCGGTCTCCACCAGAACGTCACGGTCGAACTGGACCGCCCGGTCGCCGAGTCGACCGTGCTGTACGCGGTCGCCTACGAGGACGAGGACGGCAACGGACAGCTCGACTTCGCGTCCCCGACCGGCGTCGATCGCCCGTACACGAACAGCTACCACCCTCGGACCGGCCACATCCCCGACGAGTCCGGCGATGTCATCGGCGAGGGCGCGGAGATCACCGTCGCCCGCTGA
- the flaJ gene encoding archaellar assembly protein FlaJ: protein MAQSEAEGLDLTITEFVQGLAESYRQMEIPLERYLTYILAPSVVFFLITVGAGLLLPLAVAIRAPIPLLGFLVLVSAVFYPKILLSQRKSELNNRFHLMVTHMTVLATTKIDRMEVFRTLAEEDEYGELAMEMHRIVQLVDTWNQSLDDACRRRAKEVPSDAVSDFLDRLAYTLGAGQSLEDYLLSEQEQIIQHYTTVYRSSLDSLEVMKDLYLSMILSMTFALVFAVVLPVLTGTNPTMTVSAVIVMFVFVQSGFFLAIRSMAPYDPLWFHPVEYPSPIKQKLDRSMYVGVGLSVLLLCLSLGGMTGLSPVGLDELLFMFDGVPLPFYAAVPVTPMIIPGIVFRQEEQKIKARDQEFPSFIRALGATEGAKQSTTGQVLRTLRKKDFGPLTPNINDLYKRLNMRIEPTAAWRYFTADCRSYLIQTFSEMYLIGREMGGSPKQLGELIAENMNEVLQLRQKRKQAATTLIGLLYGITAASTFAFFIGLQVVNILAQMSLDLNAGSRLDVNSLINTGVYNIPLIEFLLVIIIMFSAMLSSLMIRTVDGGHKANTYMHFVILTWIGAITGTFTKWLVTQFLQI from the coding sequence ATGGCCCAGAGCGAAGCCGAGGGGCTGGACCTCACGATCACGGAGTTCGTCCAGGGACTGGCGGAGTCGTACCGCCAGATGGAGATTCCCCTGGAGCGGTATCTCACCTACATCCTGGCGCCGTCGGTGGTCTTCTTCCTCATCACGGTCGGCGCGGGGCTGTTGCTGCCGCTCGCGGTCGCCATCCGGGCACCGATCCCGTTGCTTGGCTTTCTGGTGCTCGTGTCGGCGGTATTCTACCCGAAGATCCTGCTGTCCCAGCGCAAGAGTGAGCTCAACAACCGGTTTCACCTGATGGTCACCCACATGACGGTGCTGGCGACGACCAAGATCGACCGGATGGAAGTGTTCCGCACGCTGGCGGAGGAAGACGAGTACGGCGAACTCGCCATGGAGATGCACCGCATCGTCCAGCTCGTCGACACCTGGAACCAGAGCCTCGACGACGCCTGTCGGCGCCGGGCGAAGGAAGTGCCAAGCGACGCCGTCTCGGACTTCCTGGACAGACTCGCCTACACGCTCGGCGCCGGCCAGTCACTCGAAGACTACCTCCTCTCCGAGCAGGAGCAGATCATCCAGCACTACACGACCGTCTACCGGAGTTCGCTGGACAGCCTGGAGGTGATGAAAGACCTCTACCTGTCGATGATCCTCTCGATGACGTTCGCGCTGGTGTTCGCGGTCGTCCTGCCGGTGCTGACCGGGACGAACCCGACGATGACCGTCAGCGCCGTCATCGTGATGTTCGTGTTCGTCCAGTCCGGGTTCTTCCTCGCCATCCGGTCGATGGCGCCCTACGACCCGCTGTGGTTCCACCCCGTCGAGTACCCATCGCCGATCAAACAGAAACTCGACCGGTCGATGTACGTCGGCGTCGGTCTCTCCGTGCTGTTGCTCTGTCTCTCGCTGGGCGGGATGACCGGGCTCTCGCCGGTCGGACTGGACGAGTTGCTCTTCATGTTCGACGGCGTACCCCTGCCGTTCTACGCCGCGGTCCCGGTCACGCCGATGATCATCCCCGGGATCGTCTTCCGGCAGGAAGAACAGAAGATCAAGGCCCGCGACCAGGAGTTCCCCAGTTTCATCCGGGCGCTAGGGGCGACCGAGGGGGCCAAGCAGTCGACGACCGGGCAGGTGTTGCGGACGCTGCGGAAGAAGGACTTCGGCCCGCTGACCCCGAACATCAACGACCTGTACAAACGCCTGAACATGCGGATCGAGCCGACCGCGGCCTGGCGGTACTTCACCGCCGACTGCCGGTCGTATCTCATCCAGACGTTCTCGGAGATGTACCTCATCGGCCGGGAGATGGGTGGCTCGCCCAAGCAACTGGGCGAACTCATCGCCGAGAACATGAACGAGGTGCTCCAACTCCGCCAGAAGCGAAAGCAGGCGGCGACGACGCTTATCGGCCTGCTGTACGGGATCACGGCCGCCTCGACCTTTGCCTTCTTCATCGGTCTCCAGGTCGTCAACATCCTCGCACAGATGTCGCTCGATCTCAACGCCGGGAGCCGGCTGGACGTGAACTCCCTGATCAACACCGGCGTCTACAACATCCCGCTGATCGAGTTCCTGCTGGTCATCATCATCATGTTCTCGGCGATGCTGTCCAGCCTGATGATCAGGACCGTCGACGGGGGCCACAAGGCAAACACCTACATGCACTTCGTCATCCTCACCTGGATCGGCGCCATCACGGGGACGTTCACGAAGTGGCTGGTGACCCAGTTCCTCCAGATCTGA
- a CDS encoding ferritin-like domain-containing protein, with product MAHDSHDDGDDQSSDSSTSRRGFLAGAAGVAAAVGAPAVLDTASAQQSGRSDIEILNYALTLEHLENEFYKEYLSEFSERDFQRSELLEDFGFGTRFTARDYIRDTQEHEQAHVDFLTTAISDNGGTPVGPAQEYDFAAPLGKDDIETVEEFTAVAQVLESTGVDAYAGAAPEISNAAFIPPALEIHSVEANHAAFYRHLNGENPAPTAFNGAKSISTVLGIVDPIIVQQ from the coding sequence ATGGCACACGACTCCCATGACGACGGCGACGACCAGTCCAGTGACTCCTCGACCAGCCGACGCGGCTTCCTCGCGGGTGCGGCCGGCGTGGCGGCGGCCGTCGGGGCACCAGCGGTCCTCGATACGGCGTCGGCCCAGCAGAGCGGCCGGTCCGACATCGAGATCCTCAACTACGCCCTGACGCTGGAACACCTCGAAAACGAGTTCTACAAGGAGTACCTCTCGGAGTTCAGCGAGCGGGACTTCCAGCGGTCGGAGCTGCTGGAGGACTTCGGCTTTGGCACCCGCTTCACCGCCAGAGACTACATCCGAGACACGCAGGAACACGAGCAGGCCCACGTCGACTTCCTGACGACGGCCATCTCGGACAACGGCGGGACGCCGGTCGGCCCCGCCCAGGAGTACGACTTCGCGGCGCCACTGGGCAAAGACGACATCGAGACGGTCGAGGAGTTCACCGCCGTCGCACAGGTACTGGAGTCGACCGGTGTCGACGCCTACGCCGGCGCTGCCCCCGAGATCAGCAACGCGGCCTTCATCCCGCCAGCCCTGGAGATCCACAGCGTCGAGGCCAACCACGCGGCCTTCTACCGCCACCTCAACGGCGAGAACCCGGCGCCGACGGCGTTCAACGGGGCAAAGAGCATCAGCACGGTGCTGGGTATCGTCGATCCCATCATCGTCCAGCAGTAG